The window GATGGTGAAGCGATTTATTCTTACGAGGGTACACATGAAATTAATGCGCTAATCGTTGGTCGTTTCTTAACAGGTGTAGGAGCTTTCGTTTAATACTTAATCAATAGCAGTAGAAAACATTCATTCAAACATTATAAAAAAAACAATCTCTTTTAGACATTTGTATGGAACATTTGACATTCACAGTTTAAAAGTCGCTGCCTAGTCAACAGCGGCTTTTTTTGTAGGCTCAACTTTATGAAAACGAGTACATTTATAGTAAGATAAAGGTATCAAACGCTATAGGGGAGTTTTGTTAGATGGATATTCAACAGTTATATTATTTTATGAACATTGTAGAGTGCGGATGTAATTTGTCATTAGCAGCGAAAAAAATTCATATCACACAATCGGCATTAAGCCAGTTAATTATTAATTTTGAAGCAAATGAAGAATTAACACTATTTTATCGTAAAAATGGTCGGTTAGAGTCATTAACCCCAAGTGGAGAAAAGTTATATACTTATGCACAAGAAATCACACAGTTGCATGAACAGATGAATGAGATGGTTCGTAAAGAAGCCGCTAAACAAAAAGGGACCATTCGAATTGGTTTGCCATCCCTTATTTTAAGAATTTTTTTCTCATCATTTTTCCCAAAATTAATGATGGATAATCCTAATATTCAATTAGAGATTGTAGAAGGTGGTAGTAATTATTTAAGAAAAATGTTATTTCAAAATGATTTAGACTATGCTATTTTAATTGAGCCAACTAGTCTTGATCCCAAAAGTTTTGAAGAACATGTCATTCAAATTGATGAAATGACGGCATTTGTCTATCATACACATCCATTAGCGCATAAAAAACGCTTATCTTGGCGCGATTTGGAATCCTTTCCAGTTGCAACATTCAACGAAAGTTTTACTACCTATGAATTAGTAACTGAGAAACTAAAAAAAGAAAAAAGTAATGCCCAAATAAAGTTAACTTCTTCATCATGGGATTATTTAGTAGAGGCAACACAAGAATCAAATATTGTGGCAGTCTTGCCGTCACCAATCGAAAGAACCATGGATAAAAATTTATTTGTTGAAATACCATTTAAAGAACCAATTCCCTTTAATGTCTTATTATGTCGACCAATTAAAGGAAATTATAATGATGTTGAAGGTTTAGTTTATGAGTCAATTTTAAGCTATTTCTATCAACCAATCGTAGAATAATAGTGTGCAAAAAATTCACAAACTTTTTTTAAGAAAATCATCCGCCTTGAGTTAGAAAACGTTTTCTTTCAAACGTTGCTAACTCAAGGTTTTTTTGTATGTATTAAAATTACTAATAGAATTAATAACATTTACTTGTTAGATTTTTTGTGAAATCAGCCGTATGATAAGAGTGTCAAAAGAAATAAAACGTTTTCATTAATATATACAGGGGGAACATCACATGAAAGAAGTAGTTATCGTAGCAGCAAGAAGAAGTCCAATTGGTAGTTTTGGTGGAAGTTTAAAAAATTTATCTGCGGTTGAACTAGGACAAAAAGTAGTTGAAAAAACATTAGCAGATATTAACTTAGATCCTAACTTAGTGGATGAAGTGATTTTAGGGAATGTTTTATCAGCAGGATTAGGACAAAATGTCGCACGTCAAGTTGCGTTGAAATCAGGATTGCCACAATCTTCATCGGCGTTGACGATTAATAAAGTTTGTGGTTCTGGATTGAAAGCGGTTATATTAGCGGCTCAATCTATTATGTTAGAAGAAAATGACATCGTTATCGCCGGTGGTACAGAAAGTATGAGCCAGGCAGCATATGTATTACCGAACCATCGTTGGGGTGGACGTATGGGAAATGGTGAAATTGTTGATACATTATTAAAAGACGGTCTAACGGATGCATTTGATGGGATTCATATGGGGATAACAGCAGAAAATATTGCAGAAAAATTTGGCTTTACCCGTGAAGCACAAGATGCTTTTGCAGCTTCAAGTCAAAATAAAGCAGAGGCAGCTATCACCTCAGGACGTTTTACTGATGAGATTGTAGAGATTGAAATTCCAGTGAGAAAAGGTGAGCCCATTAAGTTTAATCAGGATGAGTTCCCAAGATTTGGCTCAACTGCAGATGGTTTAGGAAAACTTCGTGCAGCCTTTAAAAAAGATGGAACCGTGACTGCTGGAAATGCTTCAGGTGTCAATGATGGTGCAGCGATTCTTGTTTTAATGAGTCGTGATAAAGCCGAAGAATTAGGTATGGAAATTATGGGCTCAATTGCTTCTTATGCTACGGCGGGTGTTGATCCGACGATTATGGGAACAGGCCCGATTCCATCAACGAAGCGTGCCTTAACAAGAGCAGGGTTAGAGGTATCAGATTTAGATTTAGTAGAAGCTAATGAGGCCTTCGCTGCACAAGCAATGAGTGTTGTACAAGAATTAGGGCTAGATGAAGCAATTACTAACGTCAATGGTGGCGCGGTTGCCTTAGGACATCCTATTGGTGCAAGTGGTGCACGTGTTTTAGTAACGTTACTGCATGAAATGAAAAAACGTGAAGCTAAAAATGGTCTAGCAACATTATGTATCGGTGGCGGACAAGGTATTTCATTAATTATAAAACGTGATGAG is drawn from Vagococcus xieshaowenii and contains these coding sequences:
- a CDS encoding LysR family transcriptional regulator codes for the protein MDIQQLYYFMNIVECGCNLSLAAKKIHITQSALSQLIINFEANEELTLFYRKNGRLESLTPSGEKLYTYAQEITQLHEQMNEMVRKEAAKQKGTIRIGLPSLILRIFFSSFFPKLMMDNPNIQLEIVEGGSNYLRKMLFQNDLDYAILIEPTSLDPKSFEEHVIQIDEMTAFVYHTHPLAHKKRLSWRDLESFPVATFNESFTTYELVTEKLKKEKSNAQIKLTSSSWDYLVEATQESNIVAVLPSPIERTMDKNLFVEIPFKEPIPFNVLLCRPIKGNYNDVEGLVYESILSYFYQPIVE
- a CDS encoding acetyl-CoA C-acetyltransferase is translated as MKEVVIVAARRSPIGSFGGSLKNLSAVELGQKVVEKTLADINLDPNLVDEVILGNVLSAGLGQNVARQVALKSGLPQSSSALTINKVCGSGLKAVILAAQSIMLEENDIVIAGGTESMSQAAYVLPNHRWGGRMGNGEIVDTLLKDGLTDAFDGIHMGITAENIAEKFGFTREAQDAFAASSQNKAEAAITSGRFTDEIVEIEIPVRKGEPIKFNQDEFPRFGSTADGLGKLRAAFKKDGTVTAGNASGVNDGAAILVLMSRDKAEELGMEIMGSIASYATAGVDPTIMGTGPIPSTKRALTRAGLEVSDLDLVEANEAFAAQAMSVVQELGLDEAITNVNGGAVALGHPIGASGARVLVTLLHEMKKREAKNGLATLCIGGGQGISLIIKRDE